Within Marinomonas mediterranea MMB-1, the genomic segment GTTCTGGTTTTCAGTACGGTTTTACGTTTGATGAAGAGTATCAAGAAGACGATACGGAAGTGAAACGTGAAGGGGTTCGTATGGTCGTTGATCCTTTGAGCTTTCAATACCTAGTAGGTTCTGAAGTGGATTATCAAGAAAACTTAGAGGGCGCTCGTTTTACGGTCACGAATCCAAATGCAACGTCGACTTGCGGTTGTGGTGCTAGCTTTAGCGTATAACTGTTTTAGTGCTTAAATGATCTAGTGTGTGTTTTAAGGAAATAAGGCGTGTGAAATAGCGAGGCTATTTTATATGCTTTACAATCGAAAGCCCGAATGTCAGGTGATCCTTTTTTGATCGTGATATTAGGGCTTTTTTATTTTGAGGATGAAATGTTGTTTCGACCAATTTGGATGTATTGTTTTTCTTTGTTTCTTGTGTCTTTTGCGACAGCGAGCCATGCAGAATCACCTTGGTCTCTTAATCTTGGGTTCACTTCATTGTATTTGGACTCGGAATCGCATGGTTTCCAAGAGGAAGGTCTTGACGCAATGGCGTTAAATTATGCCGTTGTTTATCGCTTTAATAATAGTGCCAGTGTGAAAGTGGGAATGGCAAAAGGTGTGAAGTCGTTCCCACAAACGGAAGATGGAAGAGATCTTTCTGCGACGATGAATTATGTGGATCTGCAATTCGGCTATGATAATGGCGAGATACGACCTTATTTCTTTTTTGGCTTGGCTCAGGTCG encodes:
- the erpA gene encoding iron-sulfur cluster insertion protein ErpA codes for the protein MVESVDPIEFTSAAAAKLKSLIEEEENERLMLRVYVTGGGCSGFQYGFTFDEEYQEDDTEVKREGVRMVVDPLSFQYLVGSEVDYQENLEGARFTVTNPNATSTCGCGASFSV
- a CDS encoding outer membrane beta-barrel protein, translating into MSGDPFLIVILGLFYFEDEMLFRPIWMYCFSLFLVSFATASHAESPWSLNLGFTSLYLDSESHGFQEEGLDAMALNYAVVYRFNNSASVKVGMAKGVKSFPQTEDGRDLSATMNYVDLQFGYDNGEIRPYFFFGLAQVDVSPEAGSTQTSKRLGFGVEHEVFDNWSVNVDYSLITASVKEGESESATTIGFAYRFQ